The following coding sequences lie in one Enterococcus sp. 9E7_DIV0242 genomic window:
- a CDS encoding winged helix-turn-helix domain-containing protein: protein MHTIGVLNIAGKLRQEYIDSLKKEEYQVVSIEPEQKLDEKIQQVDGIIIFDENQENVGGVCNLILSIKKESQALVWTASKDIPSVNRLVYLQLGVSGNIEQECDPEELRLIIRNSLASERKEKKDTTEEERDIPTLQLNDANQSVSIEGGREVDLTRLEFQILSVLYKNCGKAMSYAELHAAIWGEKQTPSKARIANLIFHLRKKIEKDMMNLQYIKTVRSKGYMLNVSV from the coding sequence ATGCATACGATTGGTGTGTTAAACATAGCAGGTAAACTGCGGCAAGAGTACATAGATAGTTTGAAAAAAGAAGAATATCAGGTTGTATCGATTGAACCAGAGCAAAAACTGGATGAAAAAATCCAACAAGTAGATGGGATTATTATTTTTGATGAAAATCAGGAGAATGTTGGTGGTGTTTGTAATCTGATTTTATCGATCAAAAAAGAATCACAGGCGTTGGTCTGGACAGCTTCGAAAGATATCCCCAGTGTGAATCGATTGGTTTATCTACAATTGGGTGTTTCAGGGAATATTGAACAGGAATGCGATCCGGAAGAATTGCGTCTGATTATTCGCAACTCATTAGCAAGTGAGCGTAAAGAGAAAAAAGATACAACAGAGGAAGAAAGAGATATACCGACACTTCAGCTGAATGATGCGAATCAAAGTGTTTCTATCGAAGGTGGAAGAGAAGTGGATTTGACTAGGCTGGAATTCCAAATTCTTAGTGTTCTATATAAGAATTGTGGGAAGGCGATGAGCTATGCAGAGCTTCATGCTGCAATTTGGGGAGAAAAACAAACACCTTCTAAAGCACGTATAGCAAATCTGATTTTTCATCTAAGAAAGAAAATCGAGAAGGATATGATGAATCTTCAGTATATAAAAACGGTTCGATCAAAAGGCTACATGCTGAATGTATCAGTGTAA
- a CDS encoding tyrosine-type recombinase/integrase, giving the protein MARRGENIYKRKDGRWEGRYIQGRKLDGKICYGYVYARSYKEVRQKLIEQKISLKMNDPAQVDFEGTVTIWIDYWLDEISDTVKVSTYSSYKNKLERYVKPYIGHLPLRKLSSYQINQMIKEQSNLLAPSSIRTVYQIVKSCLKEAEKRHFIGSYLFEDIQLPKVIKQRIRTLSLKERQLVTKLAKQDIHGFPIILSLETGLRIGEISGLKWQDIDFELETLTVSRTLQRLQTFSTEGKKTTLLEGSPKTQMSRRELPLSKKMIENLKKMKQGSTSEYVIAIQGKPMEPRTITNHFKRIVAGTTLASISFHSLRHSFATRCLECGISAATISSLLGHTSVKLTLDIYTNATLSEERRAVEILAY; this is encoded by the coding sequence ATGGCTCGTAGAGGAGAAAATATCTATAAACGTAAAGATGGTCGCTGGGAGGGGCGCTACATTCAAGGGAGGAAGTTGGATGGAAAAATCTGTTATGGGTATGTTTATGCTCGCTCTTATAAGGAAGTAAGGCAAAAGCTCATAGAACAAAAAATTAGTTTGAAGATGAATGACCCTGCACAAGTAGATTTTGAGGGAACGGTTACGATTTGGATTGATTATTGGCTGGATGAGATCAGTGATACGGTAAAAGTAAGCACATATAGCAGCTATAAAAATAAGCTGGAACGTTATGTAAAACCATATATCGGACATTTACCTCTAAGAAAGCTATCATCGTATCAAATCAATCAAATGATTAAAGAACAATCTAACCTTTTAGCACCCTCATCTATCCGTACGGTGTATCAAATCGTAAAAAGTTGTTTGAAGGAGGCTGAAAAACGACATTTTATTGGAAGCTACCTATTTGAAGATATCCAACTGCCTAAAGTAATAAAGCAAAGGATTCGAACACTTTCTCTGAAAGAGCGTCAACTCGTTACTAAACTAGCAAAGCAGGATATTCATGGGTTTCCAATCATTCTTTCTTTGGAAACGGGTCTTCGTATTGGAGAAATTTCTGGTTTAAAGTGGCAAGATATCGATTTTGAATTAGAGACACTAACTGTATCAAGAACATTGCAACGGCTTCAGACTTTTTCGACAGAAGGAAAAAAAACAACCTTGTTAGAGGGGAGCCCTAAGACACAGATGTCAAGAAGGGAATTACCGTTATCGAAAAAAATGATAGAGAATCTAAAGAAAATGAAGCAGGGATCAACGAGTGAATATGTTATTGCTATTCAAGGCAAACCGATGGAACCTCGAACGATCACGAACCATTTTAAACGAATTGTTGCAGGTACCACATTAGCATCTATCAGCTTTCACTCATTGAGGCATTCATTTGCTACGCGCTGTTTGGAATGCGGAATAAGCGCTGCAACCATTTCGTCCCTTTTAGGGCATACTTCTGTCAAGCTGACATTAGATATTTATACAAATGCAACCTTGAGTGAGGAACGACGAGCGGTGGAAATTCTGGCATACTAA
- a CDS encoding response regulator transcription factor, with amino-acid sequence MKKIFIVEDDSRIVETVAAFLEKWNFEVQAATDFQHVLAAFDAFQPDLVILDISLPFYNGYHWCNEIRKQSEVPIVFLSSASDNMNIVMAMNMGGDDFIPKPFDLEVLVAKIQAILRRNPGFTDKRTLSYGDYLLDLEAFEVCRLDQCIPVTMNETKILGLLFQQPEKVVAKELIMEKLWENEAFVDGNTLSVNMARLRKKVSEIGLDEYIQTKKGTGYRLGKEE; translated from the coding sequence ATGAAGAAAATATTTATTGTAGAGGATGACAGCCGAATCGTCGAAACAGTAGCGGCTTTTTTAGAAAAATGGAATTTTGAAGTACAGGCCGCTACTGACTTTCAGCATGTATTAGCAGCTTTTGATGCATTTCAGCCAGATTTGGTGATTTTAGATATTTCGCTGCCATTTTACAACGGCTATCACTGGTGTAATGAAATCCGCAAGCAATCAGAGGTTCCGATTGTGTTTCTTTCTTCTGCCAGTGACAACATGAATATCGTGATGGCAATGAACATGGGAGGGGATGATTTTATTCCGAAACCCTTTGACCTAGAAGTACTTGTCGCAAAAATTCAAGCGATTTTGAGAAGAAACCCAGGATTCACGGATAAGCGGACATTGAGCTATGGAGATTATCTCTTGGATTTGGAAGCCTTCGAGGTGTGTCGACTAGACCAGTGTATTCCAGTGACGATGAATGAAACAAAAATATTGGGATTGCTTTTTCAACAGCCGGAAAAGGTCGTTGCTAAGGAGCTGATTATGGAGAAGCTCTGGGAAAATGAAGCGTTTGTAGATGGCAACACATTGTCAGTCAATATGGCACGATTAAGGAAAAAAGTCAGCGAGATTGGTTTAGATGAATACATCCAAACCAAAAAAGGGACAGGGTATCGTTTAGGAAAGGAAGAGTAG
- a CDS encoding TasA family protein has translation MKNLRKNKKFVTGASAALTVLMLAAGTFAWYSAQHSVENKFKTDGMPDGSVKVWEIFDEEGGKEAKPGEKIQKDVGVTNLGDNPVFVRASFEEMVHKYDADGLNLAVEKSTTIKADTDLEANGGSFLPVPVIDTTSWSDPATFGFTVDASVPAGVTVKMKELTTSSTSNSYEVIAYSTQNGQVGGEWKIDSDAKTISVTDMTYNYYKRTSTEATFNWTVDTLTATAPGQFQLDEKINLHYHTANVDNTAPTANKWYFNAADGWFYYIGLVDSGNVTPLLLNAVEIDGSAGNNYMYMDYTLTVKAEALQGYQEALSDWSGVTGALKTALEAVAPAAP, from the coding sequence ATGAAGAATCTAAGAAAGAACAAAAAGTTTGTTACAGGTGCGTCGGCTGCCTTAACAGTATTGATGCTGGCTGCAGGAACTTTTGCATGGTATTCTGCCCAACATAGCGTAGAAAACAAATTCAAAACAGACGGTATGCCAGACGGATCAGTAAAGGTTTGGGAAATTTTTGACGAAGAAGGCGGTAAAGAAGCAAAACCAGGAGAAAAAATCCAGAAGGATGTCGGTGTGACAAACTTGGGTGACAATCCTGTATTTGTTCGTGCGTCATTTGAAGAAATGGTTCATAAATATGATGCAGATGGTTTGAACTTGGCTGTAGAAAAATCAACAACGATCAAAGCGGATACAGATTTAGAAGCAAATGGCGGTTCATTCTTACCAGTTCCAGTTATCGACACAACATCATGGAGTGACCCAGCAACATTTGGTTTCACCGTAGATGCTAGCGTTCCAGCAGGTGTTACAGTGAAAATGAAGGAATTGACTACTTCTTCTACAAGCAATTCTTATGAAGTGATTGCTTATTCAACACAAAATGGTCAAGTTGGCGGAGAATGGAAGATCGACAGTGATGCAAAAACAATCTCTGTAACAGACATGACGTACAACTATTACAAACGTACTAGTACTGAAGCAACATTCAATTGGACAGTAGATACATTAACTGCGACTGCACCAGGTCAATTCCAATTAGATGAAAAAATCAATCTGCATTACCATACTGCAAATGTAGACAATACTGCACCAACAGCGAATAAATGGTACTTTAACGCTGCTGATGGCTGGTTCTACTATATTGGTTTAGTTGATTCAGGTAATGTGACACCATTACTATTGAATGCAGTAGAAATCGATGGTTCTGCTGGAAACAACTATATGTACATGGATTACACATTGACTGTAAAAGCTGAAGCTTTGCAAGGATACCAAGAAGCATTGTCTGACTGGTCAGGCGTGACAGGAGCACTTAAAACAGCATTGGAAGCTGTAGCACCTGCTGCACCATAA
- a CDS encoding LPXTG cell wall anchor domain-containing protein yields the protein MNRIRKLLAVLTMIFFCLAAPALVDAEEINIPDGFVIGDDQGLSVTENGGYFFNLSGLMPGDIITRNLVIQNNRSDDYRLKMIIAPKSHEGPVNLIESMSMVFMLNNKTIYDGNLSSNEQGETVESREIDFGVISAGSKQTMDIELKVLRNIPFDEFMSGPSEAIVTWTFIAERDEPLPSNSTEPTESTEPSVTQPTTPSTTLPSTTKPSGSYPSTGETVSKILLTLGGIFLIATVILVYLFYIRKDKDQAAH from the coding sequence ATGAATCGAATAAGAAAATTGTTAGCTGTGCTGACAATGATATTCTTTTGTCTGGCTGCTCCTGCACTAGTCGATGCAGAAGAAATCAATATTCCTGACGGCTTTGTTATCGGAGACGATCAGGGACTTAGTGTGACAGAAAACGGTGGTTATTTCTTCAACCTTAGTGGTCTGATGCCTGGAGATATTATAACTCGAAATTTGGTTATCCAAAATAATCGATCGGATGATTATCGATTAAAAATGATTATTGCGCCGAAGTCTCATGAAGGGCCGGTCAATTTGATTGAGAGTATGAGCATGGTGTTTATGCTTAACAACAAGACCATTTATGATGGAAACCTTTCAAGTAATGAGCAAGGTGAAACTGTAGAGTCAAGAGAAATCGATTTTGGCGTTATTTCAGCTGGGTCAAAGCAGACGATGGACATAGAGCTGAAGGTGCTGCGGAATATTCCTTTCGATGAATTTATGTCTGGTCCTAGTGAGGCAATTGTCACATGGACATTCATAGCAGAAAGAGACGAGCCGTTGCCTTCAAATTCAACGGAACCGACAGAATCAACAGAACCCTCAGTGACTCAGCCAACGACACCATCGACCACTCTGCCGTCTACGACCAAGCCTTCAGGGAGTTACCCGAGTACAGGTGAAACGGTTTCCAAGATCCTGCTTACTTTGGGAGGTATCTTTCTGATCGCAACAGTCATCTTAGTATATCTTTTCTATATCAGAAAAGATAAAGATCAGGCGGCTCACTGA
- a CDS encoding ABC transporter ATP-binding protein, whose protein sequence is MTMLEVTHIQKVYQTRFGGNQVTALKDISFLVEEGEYIAIMGESGSGKSTLLNILATLDMPTQGSVLLKGKNITEIPEGKLAAFRRENLGFVFQDFNLLDNFSVKDNIFLPLVLSKTSVSEMTQRLQPLAEILGIGELLEKYPYEISGGQKQRVAVARALITNPQIVLADEPTGALDSKSAENLLTLFQEINHQNQTILMVTHSALAASRANRILFIKDGQVFHQLYRGQRSNEQLFEEISKTMTTLLAKG, encoded by the coding sequence ATGACGATGCTGGAAGTAACACATATACAAAAAGTTTATCAAACCCGTTTTGGTGGCAACCAAGTAACCGCACTAAAGGATATTTCTTTTCTAGTGGAAGAAGGTGAATATATCGCTATTATGGGGGAGTCAGGCTCAGGAAAAAGTACCCTGTTGAATATTTTAGCGACACTGGATATGCCGACACAGGGCTCTGTACTGCTTAAAGGGAAGAACATCACGGAGATACCTGAAGGAAAACTGGCAGCTTTTCGAAGAGAAAATCTCGGTTTTGTTTTTCAGGATTTCAATTTGTTGGATAATTTTTCAGTAAAGGATAATATCTTCCTACCATTGGTGCTGTCAAAAACATCGGTCAGCGAAATGACACAAAGACTGCAGCCGTTGGCAGAAATTCTAGGAATTGGTGAGCTTTTAGAGAAATACCCATATGAGATTTCGGGAGGACAAAAGCAGCGTGTTGCAGTTGCGAGGGCACTGATTACAAATCCTCAGATTGTTTTGGCAGATGAGCCGACAGGCGCATTGGATTCAAAAAGTGCAGAGAATTTACTGACCTTGTTTCAGGAAATCAATCATCAAAATCAGACGATTCTGATGGTGACCCATAGCGCATTAGCTGCGAGTAGAGCCAATCGTATTTTGTTTATCAAGGATGGACAGGTTTTCCACCAGCTATACAGAGGACAACGAAGCAATGAACAGCTCTTTGAAGAAATTTCAAAAACAATGACAACATTGCTGGCGAAGGGGTGA
- a CDS encoding signal peptidase I, producing the protein MTIEEQKLDRSKKKVNNQKKRSVESNKLKSKKRKKRVSDLKAGDTVPNKRRKPSNNKNASKKKKTKKNQPSNQKNRKKNTDKKKQRKSSKVVTAVFDLLFFLFIFLMLGGAAIFTISEKNDKSFYGYRFYEVYTNSMRKTQEDQKGNFVAGDMIIVKIEDPEKIKVGDIITFVPNQQSPDTYLTHRVIAKEEPEKTEQEIVDGEVQISEHYPVFTTQGDANNKSDPPVRGDRVIGVVQFSIPKAGTGLKFIRENTIPVLVMVVSFFLLVILLRQYFAPEKEDASEPKKRYDSLSTSKRRSKDLYK; encoded by the coding sequence TTGACCATAGAGGAACAGAAGTTGGACCGATCAAAAAAGAAGGTCAACAATCAAAAAAAACGATCTGTGGAATCCAATAAACTCAAGAGTAAAAAAAGAAAAAAGCGTGTCTCTGATTTAAAAGCTGGAGATACTGTACCAAATAAAAGAAGAAAACCTTCTAATAATAAGAATGCAAGTAAAAAAAAGAAAACAAAGAAAAATCAACCTTCCAACCAGAAAAATAGAAAGAAAAACACCGATAAGAAGAAGCAACGAAAGTCAAGCAAGGTTGTTACTGCTGTGTTCGATCTATTGTTTTTCCTCTTTATCTTTTTGATGCTTGGTGGAGCAGCCATTTTCACGATTAGTGAAAAAAATGATAAGTCTTTTTATGGGTATCGTTTTTATGAAGTGTACACCAATTCAATGAGAAAAACCCAAGAGGATCAAAAAGGAAATTTTGTTGCCGGAGACATGATCATTGTCAAAATTGAAGATCCGGAAAAAATCAAAGTTGGAGATATTATCACATTTGTGCCGAATCAACAATCACCCGATACTTATCTGACACATAGGGTCATTGCGAAAGAAGAACCGGAGAAAACGGAACAGGAGATTGTTGATGGTGAGGTTCAAATAAGTGAACACTATCCAGTCTTTACTACACAAGGAGATGCTAACAATAAGTCAGATCCACCGGTTCGAGGAGATAGAGTGATTGGGGTCGTCCAATTTTCAATCCCCAAGGCTGGAACGGGACTGAAATTTATTAGAGAAAATACGATTCCTGTGCTTGTGATGGTGGTGTCTTTTTTCTTATTAGTTATTTTACTGCGCCAATATTTTGCACCGGAAAAAGAAGACGCAAGTGAACCAAAGAAACGGTATGATTCTTTGTCTACTTCAAAAAGAAGAAGCAAAGATTTATATAAATAA
- a CDS encoding glucosamine-6-phosphate deaminase, translating into MKIIIESDFGSMSETAKNILLGHMTEAKRVNLSITGGNTPVKVYEKMVTAVKDSPNYDNVHYYNFDEIPVEGQKEGITISDLRRLYLTPAGISEENIHPLTPENYAEQDVSLEAVGGLDAMLIGLGKDGHFCGNMPGTTAFNKLTYKVTVTGEESWFVPEMMEKGMSFVTMGPVSVMRVKHLILIVNGSEKAEMVRRVLTGPVSEDVPASILQLHPNLTVILDKEAAAALDK; encoded by the coding sequence ATGAAAATCATTATTGAAAGCGATTTCGGATCGATGAGTGAAACAGCAAAAAATATTTTATTAGGACACATGACAGAAGCGAAACGAGTGAATCTGTCAATCACTGGAGGAAATACACCAGTAAAGGTTTACGAAAAAATGGTAACCGCAGTCAAGGATAGCCCGAATTATGATAATGTTCATTATTATAATTTTGATGAGATTCCAGTAGAAGGTCAAAAAGAAGGGATCACTATCAGTGATTTAAGAAGATTGTATCTAACACCTGCAGGGATCAGCGAAGAGAATATTCACCCGTTGACTCCTGAGAATTATGCAGAACAAGATGTATCATTAGAAGCAGTTGGCGGATTAGATGCAATGCTGATTGGACTAGGAAAAGACGGACATTTTTGCGGAAATATGCCTGGAACAACGGCGTTTAACAAACTAACTTACAAAGTGACTGTGACAGGGGAAGAATCGTGGTTTGTCCCTGAGATGATGGAAAAAGGGATGTCCTTTGTGACAATGGGGCCGGTCAGTGTGATGCGTGTGAAGCATCTGATATTAATTGTTAACGGATCAGAGAAGGCTGAAATGGTTAGAAGGGTTCTGACTGGACCGGTCAGCGAGGATGTTCCGGCATCTATCTTACAGCTGCATCCCAATTTGACTGTGATTTTGGATAAAGAGGCTGCAGCAGCTTTGGATAAATAG
- a CDS encoding ABC transporter permease encodes MLYSRLAYNNLKKNRTVYIPFGLATIFTVVLNIIMQVMLHNDGMNSLPQAMSVKAMFSFGSIVIVIFSVVFTFYTHSFLIKRRKKELGLYNILGMDKRNLTIMMLFENLYVFLIVMVGGIISGVIFSKLMFLVLKKLTGLGNDFVFDLTLSSLLGVIGLFGAIFLVTFLYDMWEVRKSKPIELLGQSKSGEKEPKAKWLFAVVGIGCLSVGYGISLTIQSPVEALTLFFVAVVLVIIGTYSLFVAGSITLLKFLKNRERFYYKPSNFISISSMIFRMKQNGAGLATICILCTMALVTISTTVSLYVGREDMIKNRNPFQTSVNANLPVEEVKGSIEAAASSQEIKVNDLQYITSSSNVVTVKEKAGVYTPSEESLGNYSTVNGFQFIKLSEYNRVEQKNEVLAENEVILYPVYGGYEEPTITIASQQFVVKDVPAEFVLSPKKEDETLKAFLVFVPDAQFEHILTTVAQDFKEGVFTFNPELESSIMFELDGSIEKRLAVVEALRSEFNTRAQQPGMEELDVSVSSIDEDRESNQIMMGGFLFIGVIFGLSFIIATTLIIFYKQISEGNDDHDRFEIMQKVGLSHKEVHKTIQHQILLVFFLPIIVAVMHLSFAFPIIKKLLVLFGLINGSLLLSTTAVCVGIFVLCYFLIYWRTSKVYYRLVER; translated from the coding sequence ATGCTGTATTCGCGTTTAGCCTATAATAATTTGAAGAAAAATCGTACGGTCTATATTCCTTTTGGTTTGGCAACGATTTTTACGGTCGTGCTGAACATCATCATGCAGGTCATGCTGCATAATGATGGGATGAATTCTCTTCCACAGGCCATGTCTGTCAAGGCAATGTTTAGCTTTGGAAGTATTGTCATCGTGATTTTCTCGGTTGTCTTTACGTTTTATACCCATAGCTTCCTAATCAAACGTAGGAAAAAAGAGCTGGGATTGTATAATATTTTAGGGATGGATAAACGAAACCTGACAATTATGATGTTATTTGAAAATCTATATGTTTTTCTCATCGTGATGGTTGGCGGGATTATCTCGGGTGTAATTTTTTCCAAGCTGATGTTTTTGGTATTGAAAAAGCTGACAGGCTTAGGCAATGATTTTGTTTTTGATTTAACTTTGTCTTCGTTGCTTGGGGTAATAGGGCTATTTGGGGCTATTTTTCTAGTCACTTTCCTGTATGATATGTGGGAAGTTCGTAAGTCTAAGCCTATTGAGCTGTTGGGGCAGTCGAAATCGGGTGAAAAAGAACCAAAAGCGAAATGGCTTTTTGCGGTTGTTGGGATCGGTTGTCTTAGTGTCGGGTACGGGATTTCTTTGACGATCCAATCACCTGTAGAAGCATTGACCTTGTTCTTTGTCGCAGTTGTTTTAGTAATTATCGGCACCTATAGTCTATTTGTTGCAGGTAGTATTACGCTGTTGAAATTTTTGAAAAATAGAGAGCGTTTCTACTATAAACCTTCGAACTTCATTTCCATTTCGAGCATGATTTTCAGAATGAAGCAAAACGGGGCTGGCCTGGCAACAATTTGTATTTTATGTACAATGGCGTTGGTGACAATCTCCACCACTGTTTCTCTGTATGTAGGGCGAGAAGACATGATCAAGAATCGGAATCCATTCCAGACATCAGTCAATGCCAATCTACCGGTGGAAGAGGTAAAAGGGTCAATAGAAGCAGCGGCAAGTAGTCAGGAAATCAAGGTTAATGATTTGCAGTACATCACATCATCTTCGAATGTTGTTACAGTGAAAGAAAAGGCAGGTGTTTATACTCCAAGTGAGGAATCTCTTGGTAATTACAGCACGGTGAACGGTTTTCAATTCATTAAATTAAGTGAGTATAATCGTGTGGAACAGAAAAATGAGGTGCTTGCTGAAAATGAAGTCATCCTTTATCCGGTATATGGTGGGTATGAGGAACCAACGATAACGATCGCTTCACAGCAGTTTGTAGTAAAAGATGTACCGGCTGAGTTCGTTCTATCACCTAAGAAAGAAGATGAAACGCTAAAGGCTTTCTTGGTTTTTGTTCCGGATGCGCAGTTTGAGCATATACTGACAACTGTTGCACAGGATTTCAAAGAAGGGGTCTTTACTTTCAATCCAGAACTTGAAAGTAGCATAATGTTTGAGCTGGATGGCTCAATAGAGAAAAGATTAGCTGTTGTGGAAGCCTTGCGAAGTGAGTTTAACACACGTGCGCAACAGCCTGGAATGGAGGAGCTAGATGTTTCGGTGTCTTCTATTGATGAAGACCGAGAGTCTAACCAAATAATGATGGGCGGGTTCCTGTTTATCGGCGTGATCTTTGGCTTGAGCTTCATTATTGCTACAACTCTGATTATCTTTTATAAGCAGATTTCTGAAGGGAACGATGACCATGACCGCTTTGAAATCATGCAGAAGGTCGGCTTGAGTCATAAAGAGGTACACAAAACAATCCAGCATCAGATTCTATTGGTCTTCTTCCTGCCAATCATTGTGGCAGTGATGCACTTGTCCTTTGCCTTTCCAATCATCAAGAAGCTATTAGTCCTCTTTGGATTAATAAATGGGTCATTGTTGTTATCGACTACCGCGGTTTGCGTGGGCATCTTCGTTCTATGCTACTTCCTTATCTATTGGCGAACATCAAAAGTGTATTACCGTTTAGTAGAGAGATAA
- a CDS encoding sensor histidine kinase yields MRLFFRYLKDRKYTVITYIGMVSLFVSTFFLYDVPVDVYADALLFSGFFLLIMMSIQYYRYRRQHFSLENGKKAVRLYVQSRQQRQLLIEEDYEELLEILDRECREDVSESKQANYRLMDYYSMWSHQIKTPLAVLNLKMQENQLDHTVLKQELFKIDQYLDMMLQYLRLNHTETDFVFEEVDIDRLIKETVKKYATFFIYQELSFSLEETGQTVISDKKWLGFVLEQILLNAIKYTRQGGIRIYSNPNRPKEIVIEDTGIGILQEDIDRVFEKGYTGYNGHNHQKATGLGLYMSREIMRKLGHQIHLTSEVGSGTKVWLNVSQHRYKME; encoded by the coding sequence ATGCGGCTATTTTTTCGCTATTTGAAGGATAGAAAATACACGGTTATTACTTATATCGGCATGGTTTCGTTGTTCGTCAGTACTTTTTTTCTTTACGATGTACCCGTGGATGTTTATGCAGATGCCCTGCTTTTTTCTGGTTTCTTTCTCTTAATCATGATGAGCATTCAGTACTATCGGTATCGCAGACAGCATTTTTCACTTGAGAATGGTAAAAAAGCCGTTCGGTTATATGTGCAAAGTCGCCAACAAAGACAGCTGTTGATTGAAGAGGACTACGAGGAGCTTTTAGAAATATTGGATCGAGAATGCCGAGAGGACGTCAGCGAATCGAAGCAAGCCAACTACCGTTTGATGGATTACTACAGCATGTGGAGCCATCAAATCAAGACGCCATTAGCTGTGTTGAATTTGAAAATGCAGGAAAATCAGCTGGATCATACAGTGTTGAAGCAAGAATTATTCAAGATCGACCAATATTTGGATATGATGCTGCAATATTTGCGCTTGAATCACACAGAGACAGATTTTGTTTTTGAAGAGGTCGATATTGACCGACTCATCAAAGAAACGGTCAAAAAGTATGCGACATTCTTTATTTATCAGGAACTGTCCTTTTCATTGGAGGAAACGGGACAGACTGTCATTAGTGACAAAAAATGGCTGGGCTTCGTTTTGGAGCAGATTCTTCTGAATGCAATCAAATATACCCGTCAAGGCGGCATCCGAATCTATAGCAATCCTAATCGGCCAAAGGAAATCGTGATCGAGGATACAGGAATCGGTATTTTGCAAGAGGACATCGATCGAGTATTTGAAAAGGGCTACACAGGGTACAACGGCCACAATCATCAAAAAGCGACGGGTCTGGGACTTTATATGAGCCGTGAGATCATGAGGAAGCTGGGACATCAGATCCATTTGACCTCTGAAGTAGGGAGTGGGACAAAGGTTTGGCTGAATGTGAGTCAGCATCGCTATAAAATGGAATGA